In Persicimonas caeni, a single window of DNA contains:
- a CDS encoding PDZ domain-containing protein: MNDPSPKPSPTGMRLVRFATVGLIAASAAWFVNELAVWQLERHAPKPPAPVVAAATPNKPEPPAPAPAPVAPEIIVEHEPSIAPVPAPPSDAPVAKSAPEPSKKTHDKPKKRRAKPARKQAASKQIADKPTVRVFTVDKQKLKSRFKKPSDTAGHGHVVPNWVDGERRGMKFADVAAGGIFARLGIQNGDVVMSVNGIEITTQQKALADLKRLRNERTFDVVLQRDGKERRHRYILK, translated from the coding sequence ATGAACGATCCCTCGCCAAAGCCCTCGCCAACGGGCATGCGTCTCGTGCGCTTCGCCACCGTCGGATTGATCGCGGCGAGCGCGGCGTGGTTCGTCAACGAACTCGCCGTCTGGCAGCTCGAGCGTCATGCCCCCAAGCCGCCCGCCCCCGTCGTCGCGGCCGCCACCCCGAACAAGCCCGAACCGCCGGCGCCCGCACCGGCGCCCGTGGCCCCCGAGATCATCGTCGAGCACGAGCCCAGCATCGCTCCCGTGCCTGCGCCCCCGTCGGACGCCCCGGTCGCCAAATCCGCCCCCGAGCCGTCCAAGAAGACGCACGACAAGCCGAAAAAGCGTCGCGCGAAGCCGGCCCGCAAGCAGGCCGCCAGCAAGCAAATAGCCGACAAGCCGACCGTCCGCGTCTTCACCGTCGACAAGCAGAAGCTCAAAAGCCGTTTCAAAAAGCCGTCCGACACCGCCGGCCACGGCCACGTCGTGCCCAACTGGGTTGACGGCGAGCGCCGCGGTATGAAGTTCGCCGACGTCGCCGCAGGCGGCATCTTCGCGCGTCTAGGCATCCAGAACGGAGACGTGGTAATGTCGGTCAACGGCATCGAGATTACGACGCAACAAAAAGCGCTGGCCGACCTAAAAAGGTTGCGCAACGAACGCACATTTGATGTTGTCCTGCAGCGCGACGGCAAAGAGCGCCGTCACCGCTACATCCTAAAGTGA
- a CDS encoding serine/threonine-protein kinase yields the protein MKRPNNDLQALTTQWQTWGIDDQPVVDERTQTMRPSVSSESAVATLPRLPSLLSPPNTDTIPEVELGRRLGMGGMGEVRLANQVPVGREVAVKSLRKDASEVSGRPSIEATMVLLREGWTTGMLEHPNIVPIYTLGRDDQGSPLIVMKRIEGVSWAELLRDPSKAPRNFDSDDPLDWHIEILNQVCNAVHFAHSKGIIHRDIKPENVMIGAFGEVYLLDWGIAVSFGEETDARLPHASEVSGPAGTPHYMAPEMAAGEVGTLGAATDVYLLGATLYEILTGEPPHRGESLYAIMIQAYRGEPADFPDDVPDGLAQICRRAMAREPEDRFASAEAFRVALADYSRHRESIRLTEEAEARLSDLVALSNEDDDETTQASLYKLFGECRFGFEQALETDEGNARARDGLQRVLEVMAEREIDRGGYAAAALLLADLPHPRADLEERLEALRDRLDDREREFEELKREQFEHNVEVSRRTRSLVTLALGLVWGTLSVYRWVEPSKAHDSGDYSLYFVELGVVASLLALSFWLGRNRLLKNIVNRRILICFGLGFLGSWLLRLNGATAGLPAHIIGMHETLIFGVCAGVMAVTLDRRIWWAAVPYVAGSFLGLLVPDYTQLIWGLTNYTSLGLLAWAWWPRTSRTATS from the coding sequence ATGAAACGACCGAACAACGACCTCCAAGCGCTCACCACGCAGTGGCAAACGTGGGGCATCGACGACCAGCCGGTGGTCGATGAGCGAACGCAGACGATGCGTCCGTCCGTCTCCTCCGAAAGCGCGGTCGCGACCTTGCCGCGGCTCCCCTCGCTGCTGAGCCCGCCCAACACCGACACCATCCCCGAGGTCGAACTCGGCAGGCGGCTCGGCATGGGCGGCATGGGTGAGGTGCGCCTGGCGAACCAGGTGCCCGTGGGACGCGAGGTCGCCGTCAAAAGCCTGCGCAAAGACGCCTCCGAGGTCTCCGGTCGCCCCTCGATCGAGGCGACCATGGTGCTGCTCCGCGAAGGCTGGACCACCGGGATGCTCGAGCACCCCAATATCGTGCCCATCTACACCCTCGGGCGCGACGACCAGGGCTCACCCCTCATCGTCATGAAGCGCATCGAGGGAGTCTCGTGGGCCGAGCTTCTGCGCGATCCCTCCAAGGCCCCGCGCAACTTCGACTCCGACGACCCGCTCGACTGGCATATCGAGATCCTCAATCAGGTCTGCAACGCGGTCCACTTTGCCCACAGCAAGGGCATTATCCACCGCGACATCAAGCCCGAGAACGTCATGATCGGCGCCTTTGGCGAGGTCTACCTGCTCGACTGGGGCATCGCGGTGAGCTTCGGCGAGGAGACCGACGCCCGCCTGCCACACGCCTCCGAGGTGAGCGGACCTGCCGGAACGCCGCACTACATGGCCCCCGAGATGGCCGCGGGCGAGGTGGGAACACTCGGCGCAGCGACCGATGTCTATCTTCTGGGCGCTACCCTCTACGAAATCCTGACCGGCGAGCCTCCGCACCGCGGCGAGTCGCTCTACGCGATCATGATCCAGGCCTACCGCGGCGAGCCGGCCGATTTTCCGGACGACGTCCCCGACGGGCTCGCCCAGATCTGCCGACGCGCGATGGCCCGCGAGCCCGAAGACCGCTTCGCCAGCGCCGAGGCCTTTCGCGTGGCCCTGGCCGACTACTCGCGCCACCGTGAATCGATCCGCCTGACCGAGGAGGCCGAAGCCCGGCTCTCCGATCTCGTCGCTCTGTCGAACGAGGACGACGACGAGACCACCCAAGCGAGCCTCTACAAACTCTTCGGCGAGTGTCGCTTCGGCTTCGAACAAGCTTTAGAGACCGACGAGGGCAACGCCCGGGCCCGCGACGGACTACAGCGCGTCCTCGAGGTGATGGCCGAGCGCGAGATCGATCGCGGAGGCTACGCCGCCGCCGCGCTCCTGCTCGCCGACCTGCCCCACCCGCGCGCCGACCTCGAAGAGCGCCTCGAGGCCCTGCGCGACCGGCTCGACGACCGCGAGCGTGAATTCGAGGAGCTCAAGCGCGAGCAATTCGAACACAACGTCGAGGTCTCCCGACGCACCCGCAGCCTGGTGACGCTCGCGCTCGGCCTCGTCTGGGGCACACTATCGGTCTACCGATGGGTCGAGCCGTCCAAGGCCCACGACTCGGGCGACTACTCGCTCTACTTCGTCGAGCTCGGCGTCGTCGCGAGCCTGCTCGCCCTGAGCTTCTGGCTCGGGCGCAACCGGCTGCTCAAGAATATCGTCAACCGACGCATCTTGATCTGCTTCGGCCTCGGGTTTTTGGGCAGTTGGCTGCTGCGTCTCAACGGCGCCACGGCCGGATTGCCCGCCCACATCATCGGAATGCACGAGACCCTGATCTTCGGCGTGTGCGCCGGCGTGATGGCGGTCACCCTCGACCGTCGCATCTGGTGGGCCGCCGTGCCCTACGTAGCAGGCTCGTTTCTCGGGCTGCTCGTCCCCGACTACACCCAGCTCATTTGGGGGCTGACCAACTACACCTCGCTCGGCCTTTTGGCCTGGGCGTGGTGGCCGCGCACCTCTCGGACGGCGACCTCATGA
- a CDS encoding polyhydroxyalkanoic acid system family protein has translation MKHTIHHGLDKDLARKATHKAFESYKERFAKYDPKVDWSTEDRADVSFSAKGVTLDGSIEITDSDVLLELDVPFILKPFKKKAVGVIEDEIQKWVKKAERGELD, from the coding sequence ATGAAACACACGATTCATCACGGACTCGATAAAGACCTCGCCCGCAAAGCCACTCACAAGGCGTTCGAAAGCTACAAAGAGCGCTTCGCCAAGTACGACCCCAAGGTCGACTGGTCGACCGAAGACCGCGCCGACGTGTCGTTTTCGGCCAAGGGTGTCACCCTCGACGGGTCCATCGAGATCACCGACAGCGACGTGCTCCTCGAGCTCGACGTGCCCTTCATCCTCAAGCCGTTCAAGAAGAAGGCCGTCGGCGTCATCGAGGACGAGATCCAAAAATGGGTCAAGAAAGCCGAACGCGGCGAGCTCGACTGA